In Streptomyces sp. DG2A-72, one genomic interval encodes:
- a CDS encoding YdcF family protein, whose product MISTQVWADARRLWDFQQMGHELHSCSVAMGLGSHDLGVADTTADLYHRGMAPLIVFTGATSRTTRERMPRGEAEHYRDRAVALGVPESDIIVEPKARNTGENIRFSHALLEEQRVPVSSVLLVSKPYEERRAYATARMLWPDVEWVSASTPMTLTEYVDSIQDARLVIDMLVGAQHRLMVYPRQGFMIEQAIPGDVAGAFERLRSDGFTSRLVPEDADRS is encoded by the coding sequence GTGATCTCAACGCAGGTCTGGGCCGACGCTCGGCGGCTGTGGGACTTCCAGCAGATGGGCCACGAGCTGCACTCCTGCTCCGTGGCGATGGGACTCGGCAGCCACGACCTCGGAGTGGCCGACACCACCGCAGACCTGTACCACCGCGGCATGGCACCGCTCATCGTCTTCACGGGAGCAACCAGCCGTACGACGCGAGAGCGGATGCCCCGTGGTGAAGCCGAACACTATCGAGACCGCGCGGTGGCTCTTGGGGTCCCTGAGAGCGACATCATCGTCGAACCCAAGGCCCGGAACACAGGCGAGAACATCCGCTTCTCCCACGCTCTGCTCGAAGAACAGCGTGTTCCCGTCTCGTCGGTTCTGCTGGTCAGCAAGCCATACGAGGAGCGACGGGCCTACGCAACGGCGCGAATGCTCTGGCCGGATGTCGAATGGGTGAGCGCCTCCACGCCCATGACGCTGACCGAGTACGTCGATTCGATCCAGGACGCCCGTCTAGTCATCGACATGCTGGTGGGGGCCCAACATCGGCTCATGGTGTATCCACGGCAAGGGTTCATGATCGAGCAGGCGATTCCCGGCGACGTGGCGGGGGCTTTCGAACGGTTGCGCAGCGACGGCTTCACGAGCCGACTCGTGCCGGAAGATGCGGATCGGTCCTGA
- a CDS encoding restriction endonuclease fold toxin-2 domain-containing protein, translating to MDLQHQTANFVNASWSMVDLRDLIYNMLGLLSAELGENGGMAGDDEAGRAFAIVYMEAVKTVFDKAGFAHQVMANGAGALLKSAEAFLRQESKIAAELLGQSPQGLEIGAQPSGLDCTPRASHQAEDLPEVIGETSGVDQYLFNERFLGQPGKLRTVALTWRHAAKILEDAYWDSETAWKKATLDEVGQTADAVEGFFRKFVGKHPPPSAVSEDETLMANLPTACRMIANACDAYADHIETAKQRLPYEETSPTGEVLWPWEQPRFGGDGHDGGLHELVANDMRINALGNIPPALDSSKARVKMPRPDNDSPVPGLPSFLAPIIRLPTLVPVAYRPANGPRVQPVPPETPPDPRFPPLTPGGRKNFQTWLNSLRQGGFSGGKPVEIAYQKRVAGYPEYEVHIPPGISPGNTLMVDGFRDVDGMAVEAKYVNKPDQRCYRSLEDLRKNHDNGDRHFLYDKDRRELRKYASALNDPRNTEMRGVETVTNNQDAVQYWRIMMAAYGVQGHARYVP from the coding sequence TTGGATCTTCAGCATCAGACCGCGAACTTCGTCAACGCGTCCTGGTCAATGGTGGATCTGCGTGACCTGATCTACAACATGTTGGGCCTGCTCTCCGCGGAACTTGGCGAGAACGGGGGCATGGCAGGCGACGACGAGGCGGGCCGGGCGTTCGCCATCGTGTACATGGAGGCCGTGAAGACGGTTTTCGACAAGGCCGGATTCGCCCATCAGGTGATGGCCAACGGTGCGGGCGCGCTGCTCAAGTCGGCCGAGGCGTTCCTGAGGCAGGAAAGCAAGATCGCGGCAGAGCTTCTCGGCCAGAGCCCTCAAGGTCTGGAAATCGGTGCGCAACCGTCGGGCCTTGACTGCACCCCACGCGCCAGTCACCAGGCCGAAGACCTCCCCGAGGTGATCGGCGAGACCAGCGGCGTTGACCAGTACCTTTTCAACGAGCGTTTCCTCGGGCAACCAGGCAAGCTCCGGACCGTGGCCCTGACCTGGCGGCACGCAGCCAAGATCCTTGAAGACGCGTACTGGGACTCCGAGACCGCGTGGAAGAAGGCCACCCTCGACGAGGTCGGTCAGACCGCCGACGCGGTCGAGGGGTTCTTCAGGAAGTTCGTCGGTAAGCACCCGCCACCCAGTGCGGTGAGCGAGGACGAGACCCTCATGGCAAACCTGCCGACCGCCTGCAGGATGATCGCCAACGCCTGCGACGCCTACGCCGATCACATAGAGACCGCCAAGCAGCGGCTGCCCTACGAGGAGACGTCCCCCACCGGTGAGGTCCTCTGGCCGTGGGAGCAGCCGCGGTTCGGAGGGGACGGTCATGACGGTGGTCTGCACGAACTTGTCGCGAACGACATGCGGATCAACGCGCTCGGGAACATCCCGCCCGCTTTGGACAGCTCCAAGGCTCGGGTGAAGATGCCGCGGCCGGACAACGACAGCCCCGTGCCCGGGCTGCCCTCGTTCCTGGCGCCGATCATCCGCCTTCCCACCCTGGTCCCGGTCGCCTACCGTCCGGCCAACGGCCCACGTGTCCAGCCGGTACCTCCGGAGACACCACCTGACCCGCGCTTCCCGCCGCTCACGCCCGGCGGGCGGAAGAACTTCCAGACTTGGCTGAACTCCCTCCGGCAGGGCGGCTTCTCCGGTGGCAAGCCCGTTGAGATCGCCTATCAGAAGCGCGTGGCCGGCTATCCCGAGTACGAAGTCCACATCCCGCCCGGGATCAGTCCCGGAAACACGCTGATGGTGGATGGGTTCCGCGACGTCGACGGGATGGCCGTCGAGGCGAAGTACGTCAACAAGCCGGACCAGCGTTGCTACCGCTCCCTGGAAGATCTCCGCAAGAACCATGACAACGGTGACAGACATTTCCTCTACGACAAGGACCGACGGGAGCTCCGCAAGTACGCGTCCGCGCTCAATGACCCGCGGAACACGGAGATGCGAGGCGTCGAAACCGTCACCAACAACCAGGATGCAGTCCAGTACTGGCGCATCATGATGGCCGCCTACGGAGTCCAGGGCCACGCCCGCTACGTTCCCTGA
- a CDS encoding cupin domain-containing protein yields the protein MEHRLVTGIEKALGWGGPGPVGTAFTRGHLADPDLVTRLMTPNRLLETIRHRHLANPQLRCYAEGDEVHPSLFLSTNVNRRRQAVSQADMAALGRILNGGGTVVLDHVDSFDPTLEVACRALGWWSGELTSANAYLAVGDTDGFNLHWDDHDVIAVQLSGEKSWEVRGPSRPAPMYRDAERNLTPSEEVLWKGTMRAGDVMHIPRGFWHTATRIGSGDNGHSLHVTFGLTKRTGVTWANFLSDAARANENFRTDLERNDDAIDGDVLAAKLSDLAREYDPMRYLAELRANTPPARHMPHIPVVGPLEYTAAVTEFEPVITPSGETVQVVGGGRRLTFHGRAEPALRRLLSGHPVHLTEDDQDLTTLAEHLIQEGLCAPLTAESLSAYTGLVTPDTF from the coding sequence ATGGAGCACCGGCTCGTCACAGGTATCGAGAAGGCGCTCGGCTGGGGCGGGCCGGGGCCCGTGGGCACCGCGTTCACTCGCGGGCACCTCGCCGACCCGGACCTCGTCACCCGGCTGATGACCCCGAACCGGCTGCTGGAGACCATCCGGCACCGCCACCTCGCCAACCCCCAACTGCGCTGCTATGCCGAAGGCGACGAGGTACACCCCTCGCTCTTCCTGTCCACCAACGTCAACCGGCGCAGGCAGGCTGTCAGCCAGGCCGACATGGCGGCCCTCGGCCGGATCCTCAACGGCGGCGGAACCGTGGTCCTGGACCACGTCGACTCTTTCGACCCGACGCTGGAAGTCGCCTGCCGCGCCCTGGGCTGGTGGTCTGGCGAGCTCACCTCCGCCAACGCCTACCTGGCCGTCGGCGACACGGACGGCTTCAACCTGCACTGGGACGACCACGACGTGATCGCCGTCCAGCTCTCCGGCGAGAAATCCTGGGAGGTTCGAGGTCCTTCCCGGCCCGCGCCCATGTACCGGGACGCCGAACGCAACCTCACTCCGTCGGAGGAAGTGCTCTGGAAGGGCACCATGCGGGCCGGCGACGTAATGCACATACCCCGCGGCTTCTGGCACACCGCAACGAGGATTGGCTCCGGCGACAACGGTCACTCCCTCCACGTTACCTTCGGCCTCACGAAGCGCACCGGGGTGACCTGGGCCAACTTCCTGTCCGACGCCGCGCGCGCCAACGAGAACTTCCGTACGGACCTGGAGCGCAACGACGACGCGATCGACGGAGACGTGCTCGCCGCGAAGCTTTCCGACCTCGCCCGCGAGTACGACCCCATGCGGTACCTCGCGGAACTCCGTGCGAACACCCCGCCCGCTCGACACATGCCCCACATCCCGGTGGTCGGCCCGCTCGAATACACCGCAGCCGTCACCGAGTTCGAACCCGTCATCACACCTTCTGGCGAAACCGTCCAGGTGGTCGGCGGCGGCAGGCGCCTCACCTTCCATGGCCGCGCCGAACCCGCCCTCCGCAGGCTCCTGTCCGGGCACCCGGTGCACCTCACAGAGGACGACCAAGATCTGACCACGCTCGCCGAGCACCTGATCCAGGAGGGATTGTGCGCACCGCTGACCGCCGAATCGCTCTCGGCCTATACCGGACTGGTCACACCCGACACCTTCTAG
- a CDS encoding aldo/keto reductase has translation MRTADRRIALGLYRTGHTRHLLEGALERGVTDLDTAFNYHHFTSHRTLAAIADDLIPAFTISTKVGYFPDGHDLDPARLRAAVEQSAQELGRTPDTVLLHNPESSVDGFATACATLLEMREAGLCRNWGLSTWDPRSLLDADWEIPRPDVAMVRAGLTVSAGILSAVDELVDRARIAELWGMAPFAGNADDSIWQTVDTSTFLASGQQCSPLQAGVAAAFAIPEVTRLAVGTSRVEHLAEAVGGSRLEVNTETVTVYRALLRERATVSAGAPSRKDQ, from the coding sequence GTGCGCACCGCTGACCGCCGAATCGCTCTCGGCCTATACCGGACTGGTCACACCCGACACCTTCTAGAGGGTGCCCTGGAGCGCGGTGTTACCGACCTCGACACCGCGTTCAACTACCACCACTTCACCTCCCACCGGACCCTCGCGGCTATCGCCGACGACCTGATCCCCGCCTTCACCATCTCGACGAAGGTCGGCTACTTCCCCGACGGCCACGACCTCGACCCGGCGCGGCTTCGCGCTGCGGTCGAGCAATCGGCCCAGGAACTCGGCCGTACCCCGGACACAGTGCTCCTGCACAACCCCGAGTCCTCGGTCGACGGCTTCGCGACCGCCTGCGCCACGCTCCTGGAGATGCGAGAGGCGGGACTTTGCAGGAACTGGGGGCTCTCCACCTGGGACCCTCGGTCCCTTCTCGACGCCGACTGGGAGATCCCACGTCCGGACGTGGCGATGGTCCGCGCCGGCCTCACCGTCTCCGCCGGGATCCTCAGCGCGGTGGACGAACTCGTCGACCGGGCAAGGATCGCTGAGCTGTGGGGAATGGCTCCCTTCGCGGGAAACGCGGACGACTCGATCTGGCAGACCGTGGACACCTCCACGTTTCTCGCCTCGGGCCAGCAGTGCAGCCCGCTTCAGGCAGGCGTCGCCGCAGCGTTCGCCATACCCGAAGTCACCCGTCTCGCGGTCGGCACCTCCCGAGTCGAGCACCTCGCTGAAGCTGTCGGTGGCTCGCGACTTGAGGTCAACACCGAGACGGTGACGGTGTATCGGGCACTGCTGCGCGAGAGGGCTACCGTGAGCGCAGGAGCCCCGTCCAGGAAGGACCAATAA
- a CDS encoding aminoglycoside phosphotransferase yields the protein MQATLDDLSTVPLDDVLDDVERRLGRQLKREDGHFSKYNGTAGFRTDEGTWVRLAWRRTEKIDTQAWTGFEAAAAIDGVPRPEWSAAALWTDQTRGVVWRADEMTLVEDGALSTTGDITEDPGLPEQWWIDLRTALTNLAEHSTDRVSMGQSHLTRRIHEVYGDDIDTTITDWVCAHGDLGFANLCGPRLSIIDWESWGMGPVGWDAACLWSASLAVPAYAGRVLSLFSDELSSRSGKLSRLLLCANVERAYRRTGRKAPLTDTMATIAESLLRELR from the coding sequence GTGCAAGCCACCTTGGATGACCTCTCGACAGTTCCGCTCGACGACGTCCTCGACGACGTCGAGCGGCGGCTCGGACGTCAGCTCAAGCGCGAGGACGGCCACTTCAGCAAATACAACGGCACCGCCGGATTCCGAACCGACGAAGGCACATGGGTCCGGCTCGCCTGGCGACGTACAGAGAAGATCGACACTCAGGCCTGGACCGGCTTCGAGGCTGCAGCCGCCATTGACGGCGTGCCTCGGCCCGAATGGTCGGCAGCGGCCCTCTGGACCGACCAGACACGCGGCGTGGTGTGGCGTGCGGACGAGATGACGCTCGTGGAAGACGGGGCCCTCTCCACCACCGGCGACATCACTGAGGACCCTGGACTGCCCGAGCAGTGGTGGATCGACCTCCGGACCGCCCTCACCAATCTCGCTGAGCACTCCACGGATCGCGTGTCCATGGGGCAATCTCACTTGACCCGACGGATCCACGAGGTGTACGGCGACGACATCGATACCACGATCACCGACTGGGTCTGCGCCCACGGCGACCTCGGCTTCGCCAACCTGTGCGGGCCCCGCCTGTCGATCATCGACTGGGAGAGCTGGGGCATGGGGCCGGTGGGCTGGGATGCTGCCTGTCTGTGGTCCGCAAGTTTGGCCGTGCCGGCCTATGCAGGGCGAGTCCTGTCCCTGTTCTCCGACGAGCTGTCCAGCCGTAGCGGCAAGCTGTCTCGCCTGCTGCTGTGCGCCAACGTCGAGCGTGCATACCGGCGGACGGGCAGGAAGGCGCCGCTGACGGACACCATGGCCACGATCGCCGAGTCGCTCTTGCGTGAACTGCGATAG
- a CDS encoding XRE family transcriptional regulator, translated as MIDDRPVWSRRMESERAARSWSPLDAARAMRAHSSHDLPDERTLARSWRRWESGAVEPRDHKALIAAVFGTTTHAFFPVDHRRDGNAEVRDVSGMDTVEIVARLRASDVDEATLDALRITVDRLCSEYAYMPGDQLLVEGRAWLHRVVGMQPQRLTLGQHRDVLALAGMLTLLVGCVEYDNGGATRTHAEATRQAALSIGREVGHSGIQGWAHEIRAWFALTNGDMRGVLAAADDGLAIAPNQSVAVQLLAQKAKAWARVGDRRQTEVALDAGRRLLEALPYPENVQNHFVVDPGKWDFYSMDCYRKVGDNQLSENLAREVLRTGMDFDGTERSPMRNAEARITLGVVAARGGDLGAALAYGAQALQGDRQSLPSLMMVASDLSAVLTQQYVGDREAREFVQHMRTLHSR; from the coding sequence ATGATCGACGACCGCCCCGTCTGGTCAAGGCGCATGGAGTCCGAGCGCGCCGCCCGCAGCTGGAGTCCCCTCGATGCAGCCCGTGCCATGCGCGCCCACTCAAGCCACGATCTGCCCGATGAGCGGACGCTCGCGCGATCCTGGCGCCGCTGGGAGTCCGGGGCAGTCGAGCCCCGGGACCATAAGGCGCTGATCGCGGCCGTCTTCGGCACAACGACCCACGCGTTCTTCCCGGTAGACCATCGCCGGGACGGGAATGCGGAGGTGCGGGACGTCTCCGGCATGGACACCGTAGAGATCGTCGCCCGGCTGCGCGCCTCAGACGTCGACGAGGCCACCTTGGATGCGCTCCGTATCACCGTGGACCGGCTCTGCTCGGAGTACGCCTACATGCCCGGCGACCAGCTGCTGGTCGAGGGCAGAGCCTGGCTCCACCGAGTCGTCGGCATGCAGCCCCAGCGCCTCACACTCGGACAGCACCGAGACGTCCTCGCCCTTGCAGGCATGCTCACCTTGCTTGTGGGCTGCGTCGAGTACGACAACGGAGGTGCAACCCGCACCCACGCGGAGGCCACTCGGCAGGCCGCACTGTCGATCGGGCGCGAGGTCGGCCACTCAGGAATTCAAGGGTGGGCGCACGAGATACGCGCCTGGTTCGCACTCACGAACGGAGACATGCGCGGCGTCCTCGCCGCGGCCGACGACGGGCTCGCCATAGCCCCCAACCAGTCCGTAGCAGTGCAGTTGCTGGCTCAGAAAGCCAAGGCCTGGGCGAGGGTTGGGGACCGGCGGCAGACGGAGGTTGCCCTCGACGCCGGGCGCCGCCTCCTGGAGGCTCTGCCTTACCCGGAGAACGTGCAGAATCACTTCGTGGTGGACCCTGGCAAGTGGGACTTCTACTCCATGGACTGCTATCGCAAGGTCGGCGACAACCAGCTCTCCGAGAACCTGGCCCGCGAAGTCCTTCGAACTGGCATGGACTTCGACGGTACGGAGCGTTCACCCATGCGCAACGCCGAGGCCCGGATCACCCTGGGCGTAGTCGCTGCCCGAGGCGGTGACCTCGGAGCCGCCCTCGCTTACGGCGCGCAGGCCCTCCAAGGTGACCGGCAGTCCCTGCCTTCGCTGATGATGGTGGCCAGTGATCTCAGCGCAGTCCTCACCCAGCAGTACGTCGGCGATCGAGAGGCGCGCGAGTTCGTCCAACACATGCGCACTCTGCACTCCCGCTGA
- a CDS encoding helix-turn-helix domain-containing protein, translating into MTDGDEGIAVLKEGYAGASAITERYRRCSRCGCRLSRYNSDSRCGGCQRVPAGLPPRQPRVLPEVWADAGVQAALAARDFGRLCTLVREASGLRQDDMVTLTGLSQPFLSMLETGARRLTNIDKIIILLDGLGTPAELTGPMLRSSAAEPDDY; encoded by the coding sequence ATGACCGACGGCGACGAGGGGATAGCGGTGCTGAAAGAGGGCTATGCCGGGGCGAGTGCGATCACCGAACGCTACCGCCGCTGTTCTCGGTGCGGCTGCCGCCTCAGCCGCTACAACAGTGATTCACGCTGCGGTGGATGTCAGCGAGTCCCCGCGGGTTTACCCCCGAGGCAACCGCGAGTGTTGCCCGAGGTGTGGGCGGATGCGGGTGTTCAGGCGGCGCTTGCCGCCAGAGACTTCGGGAGGCTGTGCACTCTGGTACGGGAAGCCAGCGGCCTACGTCAAGATGACATGGTCACGCTGACCGGGCTGAGTCAGCCGTTCCTGTCGATGCTGGAAACGGGTGCGCGCCGTCTGACGAACATCGACAAGATCATCATTCTCCTCGATGGGCTGGGTACGCCAGCCGAACTCACCGGTCCGATGCTGCGCTCCTCGGCTGCAGAACCAGATGACTACTAG
- a CDS encoding cytochrome P450, translating into MPPSIPILTYDPLDPATLADPYPHLAALRETTPVFWHEGMRSWALTRYADCVAVLRDHTRFARDRRRAGAEVPEPSLSVQSLDPPQQAPVRSLFMNALRAQDLDAIEVRARQLLAARFDQLSGRAEFDVMAEVAAPLSVAVISDLLGVDEPDHGSFAQLSDAIMRSMDGGLDPSVVEPGRIARQELSELVESWFLTSGRPGLLSHVREHARHATDAGLDRFVRNTARVMFQGGYSTMVVAIGNVVHSLLQNPHALQRMRDQVLLRSGVDELIRYDGPVQGTSRIATETCHIGGVTVTAGETVTVLFVAANHDPAQFPDPSRLLLDRSPNRHLGYGWGTHACIGTVPAQTALRALVSSLLEHPAPLKAAGEPQRRRTATMRAFDALPAAFRPEMGVHN; encoded by the coding sequence ATGCCACCCTCGATCCCCATACTCACGTATGACCCCCTGGATCCGGCGACGCTCGCCGACCCCTACCCGCATCTTGCCGCGCTGCGGGAGACCACGCCGGTGTTCTGGCATGAGGGCATGCGGTCCTGGGCCCTGACCCGGTACGCGGATTGTGTCGCCGTGCTCCGCGACCACACCCGGTTCGCCCGCGACCGGCGGCGTGCGGGCGCCGAGGTGCCGGAGCCGTCCTTGAGCGTGCAGTCGCTGGACCCGCCACAACAGGCGCCGGTGCGCTCACTGTTCATGAACGCGCTGCGAGCCCAGGACCTCGATGCCATCGAGGTGCGTGCCCGACAACTGCTGGCCGCCCGGTTCGACCAGCTCTCCGGCCGCGCGGAGTTTGACGTGATGGCGGAGGTCGCGGCGCCACTGTCGGTGGCAGTCATCTCGGACCTGCTGGGCGTCGACGAGCCCGATCACGGCTCCTTCGCCCAGCTGTCGGACGCCATCATGAGGAGCATGGACGGCGGCCTCGATCCATCCGTCGTCGAGCCGGGTCGGATCGCCCGGCAGGAGCTGAGCGAGCTGGTGGAGTCGTGGTTCCTCACCAGCGGCCGACCTGGGCTGTTATCGCACGTCCGCGAGCACGCCCGCCATGCCACCGATGCCGGCCTCGACCGTTTCGTACGCAATACCGCCCGGGTGATGTTCCAGGGCGGCTACAGCACGATGGTCGTGGCCATCGGCAACGTCGTGCACTCTCTGCTGCAGAACCCCCACGCCCTTCAGCGAATGCGTGATCAGGTCCTGCTCCGCAGCGGCGTCGACGAACTCATTCGCTACGACGGGCCGGTGCAGGGCACGAGCCGGATCGCAACCGAGACCTGCCATATCGGCGGCGTCACGGTGACGGCGGGCGAGACCGTGACGGTCCTGTTCGTCGCTGCCAACCACGACCCGGCCCAGTTCCCCGACCCCAGCCGGCTGCTGCTGGACCGTTCGCCGAACCGCCACCTCGGCTACGGCTGGGGCACCCACGCCTGCATCGGCACAGTGCCCGCCCAGACGGCCCTGCGCGCCCTGGTGTCCAGCCTGCTGGAGCACCCGGCGCCCCTGAAAGCGGCTGGTGAGCCGCAGCGCCGCCGCACCGCGACCATGCGCGCCTTCGACGCACTGCCCGCCGCCTTCCGCCCCGAGATGGGAGTACACAATTGA
- a CDS encoding aspartyl/asparaginyl beta-hydroxylase domain-containing protein: MSTPERTQPAPLVEAARLACSFDADRLQSELAKVSGHRWKPQRIHAPGGSIGQTAAIDWRVLPLRSPGGDPDRTDPGGPGPVDFAPTVWMERLPYLRELLDGIPAPLNAVRLMALGPGAASRPHRDPKYALHRGFMRLHIPLVTHPGAVLVLDGVEHCWQPGEFWYGDFSREHLVRNTGPATRVHAVIDALLTRELAELFPVDWQIALARAGVLFNQPAPAAAACPIALPYPASLPSGLTDFDHDQPLDGPLQPVQLSEADGHLSLTTADRAFALVPVGQSEFRFAGWSEQRTLQLTDDGVVLRARHGRQLTERRLPAAARTR; this comes from the coding sequence ATGAGCACACCCGAACGCACCCAGCCCGCACCGCTCGTCGAGGCGGCTCGGCTCGCCTGTTCGTTCGACGCCGACCGTCTCCAAAGTGAGCTGGCCAAGGTCAGCGGCCACCGCTGGAAGCCTCAGCGCATCCACGCCCCCGGCGGAAGCATCGGCCAGACGGCCGCCATCGACTGGCGGGTGCTGCCGCTGCGCAGCCCTGGCGGCGACCCGGACCGCACCGACCCCGGCGGCCCCGGCCCGGTCGACTTCGCGCCCACCGTCTGGATGGAGCGGCTGCCGTATCTGCGCGAGCTACTCGATGGAATTCCGGCGCCGCTGAACGCCGTACGGCTGATGGCGCTCGGCCCGGGAGCCGCCTCCCGGCCCCACCGCGATCCGAAGTACGCCCTGCACCGCGGCTTCATGCGCCTGCACATCCCGCTCGTCACCCACCCCGGCGCGGTCCTCGTCCTCGATGGCGTGGAGCACTGCTGGCAGCCGGGCGAGTTCTGGTACGGGGACTTTTCCCGGGAGCACCTCGTGCGCAACACGGGGCCGGCGACCCGGGTGCACGCAGTCATCGACGCCCTGCTCACCCGCGAGTTGGCCGAGCTGTTCCCTGTCGATTGGCAGATCGCCCTCGCCCGTGCCGGCGTGCTGTTCAACCAGCCCGCCCCTGCAGCCGCGGCCTGCCCCATCGCTCTCCCATACCCCGCCAGCCTTCCGAGCGGTCTCACCGACTTCGATCACGACCAGCCGCTGGACGGTCCCCTTCAGCCCGTCCAGCTAAGTGAGGCTGACGGACATCTCAGCCTTACCACCGCCGACCGGGCCTTCGCCCTTGTCCCAGTCGGACAGAGCGAGTTCCGCTTCGCCGGGTGGAGTGAGCAGCGCACCCTCCAGCTCACCGACGACGGCGTGGTGCTGCGTGCCCGCCACGGCCGCCAGCTCACTGAACGCCGCCTGCCGGCCGCGGCGAGAACCCGGTGA
- a CDS encoding glycine amidinotransferase: protein MQLTSYDDFTTLREIIVGSAENYLSHERDVTFELFHHENLTGFRSDWAYPRLAAAGGGTAQNWSVKRRFTEELHQDVEALAATLAGLGVTVHRPLPLPPDAAPIAGLGWQAAPTPALNIRDNTLILGDEIIETPPAIRSRYLETRLLAPVFRRYYEAGARWTTMPRPTLTDLSFDLSYARDAATTLGGPTEPVADPQPSPYDVGFEMMLDGAQILRLGRDLVVNIAQDNHRQGVDWLERHLGDRYRIHRVHRMADNHIDSMLLALRPGVFLARHDGIRDLLPGALQAWKFIVPPEPDPGAFPAYDDADLVLTSPYIDLNVLSLDEETVLVNEDCTGLIKTLETEGFTVVPVRHRHRRLFGGGFHCFTLDTVREGACLDYLS, encoded by the coding sequence ATGCAGCTGACCAGCTACGACGACTTCACGACCCTGCGCGAGATCATCGTCGGCTCCGCCGAGAACTACCTGTCCCACGAGCGTGACGTCACCTTCGAGCTGTTCCACCACGAGAACCTGACCGGCTTCCGCTCCGACTGGGCCTACCCCCGCCTGGCCGCCGCAGGCGGCGGCACGGCGCAGAACTGGAGCGTCAAGCGGCGCTTCACCGAGGAACTCCACCAGGACGTCGAGGCCCTGGCCGCGACGCTCGCCGGTCTCGGCGTTACCGTGCACCGGCCTCTGCCGCTGCCGCCGGACGCTGCGCCCATCGCCGGGCTGGGCTGGCAGGCCGCTCCCACTCCGGCCCTGAACATCCGCGACAACACGTTGATCCTCGGCGACGAGATCATCGAGACGCCGCCGGCGATCCGCTCCCGCTACCTGGAGACCCGCCTCCTGGCCCCGGTTTTCCGCCGCTACTACGAGGCAGGTGCCCGGTGGACGACGATGCCACGCCCCACCCTCACCGATCTCTCCTTCGACCTGTCCTACGCCAGGGATGCCGCGACAACTCTGGGTGGCCCCACCGAGCCGGTCGCCGACCCACAGCCGAGCCCGTACGATGTCGGCTTCGAGATGATGCTCGACGGCGCCCAGATCCTTCGCCTGGGCCGCGACCTGGTGGTCAACATCGCCCAAGACAACCACCGCCAGGGCGTGGACTGGTTGGAGCGGCACCTCGGCGACCGATACCGCATCCATCGGGTGCACCGGATGGCCGACAACCACATCGATTCCATGCTGCTGGCGCTGCGACCTGGGGTGTTCCTCGCCCGGCACGACGGCATCCGCGACCTGCTGCCCGGGGCCCTGCAGGCGTGGAAGTTCATCGTCCCGCCCGAGCCCGACCCGGGGGCGTTCCCCGCCTACGACGACGCCGACCTGGTCCTCACCAGCCCGTACATCGACCTCAACGTCCTGTCTCTCGACGAAGAAACGGTGCTCGTCAACGAAGACTGCACTGGTCTGATCAAAACCCTCGAAACCGAGGGTTTCACCGTAGTGCCCGTACGGCACCGGCACCGGCGGCTGTTCGGCGGCGGCTTCCACTGCTTCACCCTCGACACGGTCCGTGAAGGCGCCTGCCTGGACTACCTGTCGTGA